A single window of Flavobacterium sp. 140616W15 DNA harbors:
- a CDS encoding TatD family hydrolase has protein sequence MIQRAIDAGVSRFFIPAIDAASTQPMYDLEQKYPDNVFLMMGLHPTYVKDNYLDELKHVETELAKRKFYAVGEIGIDLYWDKTHLKEQQIAFRTQIQWAKQYKLPIVIHCRDAFDEIFEILEEEKSADLFGIFHCFTGTHEQALQAISYNMKLGIGGVVTFKNGKIDQFLNQIDLKHIVLETDSPYLAPIPFRGKRNESSYLVNVVSKLADIYDVSDEEIATITTQNSKDVFGI, from the coding sequence ATGATTCAAAGAGCAATCGATGCAGGTGTTTCTCGTTTTTTTATTCCTGCAATTGATGCTGCTTCTACACAACCAATGTATGATTTGGAGCAGAAATATCCAGATAATGTGTTCTTAATGATGGGTTTGCATCCCACTTACGTGAAAGATAATTATCTTGATGAGCTAAAGCATGTAGAAACGGAATTAGCAAAACGAAAATTCTATGCAGTTGGAGAAATCGGAATCGATTTGTATTGGGATAAAACACATCTTAAGGAACAACAAATTGCTTTTAGAACCCAGATTCAATGGGCAAAACAATATAAATTACCAATTGTGATTCATTGCCGTGATGCTTTTGATGAAATTTTTGAAATTTTAGAAGAAGAAAAATCAGCTGATTTATTTGGAATCTTTCATTGCTTTACAGGAACTCATGAGCAAGCTTTACAAGCGATATCCTATAATATGAAGCTCGGAATCGGCGGTGTAGTAACATTTAAAAATGGAAAAATCGATCAATTTTTGAATCAGATCGATTTAAAACATATAGTGTTAGAAACTGATTCGCCTTATTTAGCACCAATTCCTTTTCGCGGCAAGCGAAACGAAAGTAGTTATCTGGTGAACGTTGTGTCGAAATTAGCCGATATATATGATGTTTCCGATGAAGAAATAGCAACAATAACAACCCAAAACTCAAAAGACGTTTTTGGGATTTAA
- a CDS encoding tol-pal system YbgF family protein: MNEERYILFDQYLQGEMTVEEKNSFEKQLAENPEFASAFETFKTVNLHLETKFGYKKEREEFKENLTQISNSHFNKKKKKSKAVSLKPWYYAVAASVAVLIGLFFFNYDSNPTFEDFNHPEQASFTERGDLNITLKQAEIAFNARKYKEAIPLFEETLKGIKTPEVQYFYGVALLQENEFQKAETVFNELKMGTSVYKDKALWNLALSKLKQKDYQSCKEILETISQDYEGYDDVQELLNELD, encoded by the coding sequence ATGAACGAAGAACGCTATATATTATTCGATCAATATCTTCAGGGAGAGATGACTGTTGAAGAAAAAAATAGTTTTGAAAAACAATTAGCTGAAAATCCAGAATTTGCTTCGGCATTTGAGACTTTTAAAACGGTAAATCTTCATTTGGAAACCAAATTTGGTTATAAAAAAGAAAGAGAAGAGTTTAAAGAAAATCTAACTCAGATTTCGAATTCTCATTTTAATAAAAAGAAGAAAAAATCCAAAGCAGTATCCTTAAAGCCTTGGTATTATGCAGTAGCTGCTTCTGTGGCCGTTTTAATTGGTTTGTTCTTTTTCAATTATGATTCGAACCCTACTTTTGAAGATTTTAATCATCCTGAGCAAGCTTCTTTTACCGAAAGAGGGGATTTAAATATTACTTTAAAACAAGCTGAAATCGCATTTAATGCAAGAAAGTATAAAGAAGCAATTCCTCTTTTTGAGGAAACTCTAAAAGGAATAAAAACACCTGAAGTTCAATATTTTTATGGTGTTGCATTACTACAAGAAAATGAGTTTCAGAAAGCCGAAACGGTCTTTAACGAATTAAAAATGGGAACATCTGTATATAAAGACAAAGCACTATGGAATCTTGCTTTGAGCAAATTAAAACAGAAAGATTACCAATCGTGTAAAGAAATTTTGGAGACAATTTCTCAAGATTATGAAGGCTATGATGATGTACAAGAACTCTTGAACGAATTGGATTAA
- a CDS encoding MFS transporter has product MFKALKSKNFKLFFYGQSVSVIGTWLQKTAVSWMVYSITGSVFLLGLATFLSMIPSLFLAPLAGSIIGRYDRHRSMIILQSLAMFQAGALALLIYLKIYNINFILALSLFQGIINAFDMTCRQTMMIDIVDNKEDLPNAVALNSTLNNFARIAGPALAGIILHQYGEDICFIGNFLSYIPVIISLLMMKITPHIKATDKLKMLEDFIEGWDYVKKEKEMARMLLMLMCSSLFVISFNTLMPVFAKDIFSGNAETFSWFESAAGIGSIISAIYLANLKTAKNMNKIMIAASLLMGFSIIILAYSNSLTIALICMGLSGVGMMAQTSSINIYIQTQSTVNMRSRSISYYLMAYQGMIPVGSLIIGYVSHTLGVRHTVAIQGIVCIISVIVYVYYKKVSSQEEFETCEVRYKN; this is encoded by the coding sequence ATGTTTAAGGCATTAAAATCAAAAAACTTCAAACTATTCTTTTACGGACAATCAGTATCTGTAATTGGTACATGGTTGCAAAAAACTGCCGTAAGTTGGATGGTTTATAGCATTACAGGTTCTGTTTTTCTATTGGGGTTGGCTACTTTTTTAAGTATGATCCCTTCTTTGTTTCTTGCTCCTTTGGCCGGAAGCATCATTGGCCGTTACGACAGACACCGCAGTATGATTATCTTGCAATCTTTAGCAATGTTTCAAGCTGGTGCATTGGCTCTACTTATTTATCTCAAAATATATAACATCAACTTCATTTTAGCATTGAGTCTTTTTCAGGGAATCATAAATGCATTTGATATGACCTGCAGGCAAACAATGATGATTGATATCGTTGACAATAAAGAGGACTTACCCAATGCAGTTGCTTTAAATTCTACTCTTAATAATTTTGCTCGAATTGCTGGTCCTGCCTTAGCGGGAATTATTTTGCATCAATATGGAGAAGACATCTGTTTTATTGGAAACTTCCTGAGTTATATTCCAGTTATTATTTCTTTATTAATGATGAAAATTACCCCTCACATTAAAGCAACTGATAAACTTAAAATGCTTGAAGATTTTATTGAAGGCTGGGATTATGTAAAAAAAGAAAAAGAAATGGCAAGAATGCTTTTAATGCTAATGTGCAGTAGTTTGTTTGTTATCTCTTTCAATACGCTAATGCCTGTTTTTGCAAAAGATATCTTTAGTGGTAATGCTGAAACTTTTAGTTGGTTTGAAAGTGCTGCTGGTATTGGCTCTATTATATCGGCTATCTATCTGGCTAATTTAAAAACAGCAAAAAACATGAATAAAATAATGATTGCTGCCAGTCTTTTAATGGGCTTTAGTATTATTATTTTGGCCTATTCAAACAGTTTAACAATAGCTCTTATTTGCATGGGATTAAGTGGCGTTGGAATGATGGCACAAACCTCATCGATAAACATATACATCCAAACACAAAGCACCGTTAATATGCGTTCGAGAAGCATTAGTTATTATCTTATGGCCTATCAAGGAATGATTCCTGTGGGAAGTTTAATAATTGGGTATGTGTCACACACATTAGGAGTACGCCACACAGTTGCAATACAAGGAATAGTATGTATTATCTCAGTAATTGTTTATGTGTATTACAAAAAAGTTAGTTCTCAAGAAGAGTTTGAAACTTGCGAGGTTCGTTATAAGAATTAA
- a CDS encoding GNAT family N-acetyltransferase: protein MEFFKTTNEDIDAVFDIYNEATSYQKTVNNKSWRGFEKALIEKEIAEDRHFIIKDEGEVACTFVLTFNDLIIWKEAAQDPAVYLHRIATNPKFRGRSYVTKIIEWVKIYAKENGKSYIRLDTHSGNERINKYYTSCGFEYKGISTIEWTNELPEHYKEGSFSLFEIKL from the coding sequence ATGGAATTTTTTAAAACTACAAATGAAGATATTGATGCCGTTTTCGATATCTATAATGAAGCTACATCTTATCAAAAAACAGTCAATAATAAAAGCTGGAGAGGTTTTGAAAAAGCACTAATAGAAAAAGAAATCGCCGAAGACCGACATTTTATAATCAAAGACGAAGGTGAAGTTGCTTGTACATTTGTACTTACTTTTAATGATTTGATTATCTGGAAAGAAGCGGCTCAAGATCCTGCAGTATATCTTCATCGTATTGCTACTAACCCTAAATTTAGAGGTCGTTCTTATGTTACAAAAATCATAGAGTGGGTAAAAATATATGCCAAAGAAAATGGTAAATCGTATATAAGACTAGACACGCATAGCGGAAACGAAAGAATAAACAAATACTACACTAGTTGTGGTTTTGAATACAAAGGAATCAGCACAATAGAATGGACAAACGAATTACCGGAACATTACAAAGAAGGTTCTTTTAGCTTATTTGAGATTAAATTGTAG
- a CDS encoding 1-acyl-sn-glycerol-3-phosphate acyltransferase, whose protein sequence is MQKFDAIRPFYDSEVNEALHGVANHPMMKAMMNFSFPELEDEVWKEQLKRTHSIRDFQCNFIYQTIQKVLERSSEGLTTSGFEKLEKNTSYLFVSNHRDILLDTTLLNVCLFEHGLVMTASAIGDNLVKKSFLNILAKLNRNFLVLRGLSPREMLQSSKLLSEYIGHLLFRENRSVWIAQREGRTKDGNDATNPGVLKMLGMGSDEANLMDYFKKMKIVPVSISYEYDPTDALKMPQLMAEANNEIYIKEKNEDFMTILSGIMGTKKRIHISVGDVLDKEIDQIAAENDNANKQIQALAQAIDDSILKNYKLWPTNYIAYDILNKTDKFSHLYKENEKSLFERRLEMRIGSDNPIAVQGILAMYANPVVNKLKYEDAI, encoded by the coding sequence ATGCAGAAATTTGATGCGATTCGACCGTTTTATGATTCAGAAGTAAATGAAGCCCTTCATGGTGTGGCAAATCATCCAATGATGAAAGCCATGATGAACTTTTCATTTCCAGAGTTAGAAGACGAAGTTTGGAAGGAACAATTGAAGAGAACTCACTCTATTCGTGATTTTCAATGCAATTTTATTTATCAGACAATTCAGAAAGTTTTAGAAAGAAGCTCAGAAGGATTAACCACTTCGGGGTTTGAGAAACTTGAAAAAAACACTTCTTATTTATTTGTTTCTAATCATAGAGACATTCTTTTAGATACAACATTATTAAATGTTTGCTTATTCGAGCATGGATTGGTAATGACAGCTTCGGCAATTGGAGACAATTTAGTTAAGAAAAGTTTCTTAAATATATTAGCAAAATTAAACCGTAATTTCTTGGTTCTTCGTGGACTTTCTCCTAGAGAAATGTTACAAAGTTCAAAGTTATTGTCGGAGTATATCGGACATTTATTGTTCCGCGAAAACCGTTCTGTTTGGATTGCACAGCGTGAAGGAAGAACTAAAGACGGAAATGACGCTACAAATCCAGGTGTTTTAAAAATGCTAGGAATGGGATCGGATGAAGCAAACTTGATGGATTATTTCAAGAAAATGAAAATAGTTCCAGTATCTATTTCATACGAATATGACCCGACGGATGCGTTAAAAATGCCACAGTTAATGGCAGAAGCTAATAACGAGATTTACATTAAAGAAAAAAATGAAGATTTCATGACCATTTTAAGTGGTATCATGGGAACTAAAAAAAGAATACATATTTCTGTTGGGGATGTTTTAGATAAAGAAATAGACCAGATCGCCGCAGAAAATGACAATGCGAACAAACAAATTCAGGCGTTGGCACAGGCTATAGATGATTCTATATTGAAGAACTATAAATTATGGCCGACTAATTATATCGCTTACGATATTTTAAATAAAACAGATAAGTTCTCTCATTTGTATAAAGAAAACGAGAAATCATTATTTGAAAGACGTTTAGAAATGCGTATTGGTAGCGATAATCCAATTGCAGTACAAGGGATTTTGGCAATGTATGCCAATCCAGTTGTCAATAAATTAAAATACGAAGATGCCATCTAA
- a CDS encoding S41 family peptidase encodes MQKITLFLLLVFSHTIFSQTKITETEKLAATCKVWGFLKYYHPKVANGDFNWDNQLLEVLPKIDKAQTKEEFSLVIENWIDSLGEVPSIAPITPATAVEYFDKNFDLSWINTNKLFSKKLSKKLQFIEVNRFQGVQFYIDGAEHVGNVTLKNESYLNPDFNDTNSKLRMLFMYWNLIEYFFPYKYQMGEKWETVLEKAVPNVIIAKDASSFFTAMRKVVSKLDDSHVEFVTYQSSSNSNIKTYFPADGKIIDEKIVVTEILGDSLAQADDIKIGDVITKVNDKSIKEYIAENRDLICASNEASYLDKLVKVILMNNLDTVKVEFLKDGKYAIKIMTWFDYHDSHRNEFKKGAQKKKDKFKVLENNIGYVDMGIIKTRHIPDMIEMLKPTKAIIFDMRNYPNGTYEEISKFLNPQEKQFAIYTRPDLSYPGRYRWSGGSSSGFENKDNYKGKVIVLLNEKSVSQSEWTAMCFQTAGNTTIIGSQTAGADGNVSHFDYKGFHTLFSGIGVYYPDKRQTQRIGIVPDIEVKPTILGIQQGKDEVLDRALLFVETGK; translated from the coding sequence ATGCAAAAAATTACCCTATTTCTTCTTCTTGTTTTCTCACATACCATTTTTAGTCAAACCAAAATTACCGAAACCGAAAAATTAGCTGCCACTTGTAAAGTATGGGGCTTTTTAAAATATTACCACCCAAAAGTAGCCAATGGTGATTTTAATTGGGACAATCAACTTCTTGAAGTCTTACCAAAAATTGACAAAGCACAAACAAAAGAAGAATTTTCGTTAGTAATAGAAAACTGGATTGATTCATTAGGCGAAGTACCATCGATTGCGCCAATTACTCCTGCAACAGCTGTTGAGTATTTTGATAAAAATTTTGATTTATCATGGATTAACACCAATAAACTGTTTTCGAAAAAACTTTCAAAAAAGTTGCAATTTATTGAGGTAAATAGATTCCAAGGAGTTCAGTTTTATATTGATGGAGCAGAACATGTAGGGAATGTTACCTTGAAAAATGAAAGTTATCTGAATCCAGATTTCAATGATACAAATTCAAAGCTCCGAATGTTGTTTATGTATTGGAATCTAATTGAATACTTTTTTCCTTATAAATATCAAATGGGTGAGAAATGGGAAACAGTTTTAGAAAAAGCAGTACCTAATGTCATCATTGCAAAAGATGCAAGTAGTTTTTTTACTGCAATGAGAAAAGTAGTGAGTAAACTGGATGATAGTCATGTTGAATTTGTTACCTATCAATCTTCGTCAAATTCTAATATTAAAACTTATTTTCCAGCTGATGGGAAGATAATTGATGAAAAAATAGTTGTTACAGAAATTTTAGGAGATAGTTTAGCACAAGCGGATGATATAAAAATTGGGGATGTAATTACCAAAGTAAATGATAAAAGTATTAAAGAGTATATAGCAGAGAATAGGGATTTAATTTGTGCGTCAAATGAAGCGTCGTATCTAGATAAATTGGTAAAGGTAATCTTGATGAATAATTTGGATACTGTTAAAGTTGAGTTTTTAAAAGATGGTAAGTACGCAATTAAAATAATGACTTGGTTTGATTATCATGATTCTCATAGGAATGAATTTAAAAAAGGGGCTCAAAAAAAGAAAGATAAATTCAAAGTTTTAGAGAATAATATTGGTTATGTCGATATGGGGATTATAAAAACTAGACATATTCCAGATATGATTGAAATGCTCAAACCTACTAAAGCTATTATTTTTGATATGAGAAATTATCCTAATGGTACTTATGAGGAAATTTCAAAATTTTTGAATCCTCAGGAAAAGCAATTTGCAATATATACTCGTCCAGATTTGAGTTATCCTGGTAGGTATAGATGGAGCGGGGGATCTTCTAGTGGTTTTGAAAATAAAGATAATTATAAGGGAAAAGTAATTGTATTGCTTAACGAAAAATCTGTGAGTCAGTCCGAATGGACAGCAATGTGTTTTCAAACAGCAGGTAATACGACTATTATTGGAAGTCAAACTGCTGGTGCCGATGGGAATGTAAGTCATTTTGACTACAAGGGATTTCATACGCTATTTTCAGGAATTGGGGTTTATTATCCCGATAAACGTCAGACACAAAGAATAGGAATTGTTCCAGATATAGAAGTTAAACCTACGATTTTAGGGATTCAGCAAGGAAAAGATGAGGTTCTTGATCGTGCTTTGTTGTTTGTTGAAACGGGAAAATAG
- a CDS encoding nitrilase family protein has translation MKNLKIATAQFENKSGDKNYNLSVIEKLSQKASGEGCDVIAFHECSITGYTFARHLSEEQMLNLAEVIPNGESVLKLTEIAKNNDIVILAGLFEKDENDNLFKAYVCVDKNGLVAKYRKLHPFINPYLTPGDRYCIFEIKGWKCGILICYDNNIIENVRATTLLGANIIFMPHVTMCTPSTRPGAGFVAPQLWENREADPTSLRLEFDGMKGRDWLMKWLPARAYDNAIYAVFSNPIGMDDDQLKNGCSMIIDPFGDVIAECRSFDDSFTTAIITPEKCIQAGGNRYIKARRPELYRDIIGQEHKSEQNVVWLNTDEKSKN, from the coding sequence ATGAAAAATCTAAAAATAGCCACTGCTCAGTTTGAGAATAAAAGCGGCGATAAAAACTATAATTTATCTGTAATCGAGAAACTTTCGCAAAAAGCATCTGGTGAAGGTTGTGATGTAATTGCGTTTCACGAATGCTCCATAACTGGATATACATTTGCAAGGCATTTATCGGAAGAACAAATGCTGAATCTGGCAGAAGTCATCCCAAACGGAGAAAGCGTCTTAAAACTTACAGAAATAGCCAAAAACAATGACATAGTTATATTAGCAGGACTTTTTGAAAAAGATGAGAATGATAATTTATTCAAAGCCTATGTATGTGTAGATAAAAATGGTTTGGTTGCCAAATACAGAAAACTACATCCGTTTATAAATCCTTACCTAACACCTGGAGATCGTTATTGCATCTTTGAAATCAAGGGATGGAAATGCGGAATCTTAATTTGCTACGACAACAACATCATCGAAAACGTACGTGCAACAACACTTTTGGGTGCTAATATTATTTTTATGCCACACGTAACGATGTGTACTCCTTCTACCCGACCTGGCGCAGGTTTTGTTGCTCCTCAGCTTTGGGAGAATCGTGAAGCCGATCCAACTTCGTTACGATTGGAATTTGACGGAATGAAAGGTCGTGATTGGTTAATGAAATGGTTGCCTGCAAGAGCATATGACAATGCTATTTATGCCGTTTTCTCCAATCCAATTGGTATGGACGATGACCAATTGAAAAATGGATGTTCTATGATTATTGACCCTTTTGGAGATGTAATTGCCGAATGCCGTTCTTTTGATGACTCATTTACAACAGCAATCATTACTCCCGAAAAATGCATTCAAGCTGGAGGGAATCGCTACATAAAAGCTAGAAGACCAGAATTATACCGAGATATTATCGGGCAAGAACATAAATCGGAACAAAATGTAGTTTGGCTTAACACCGACGAAAAAAGTAAAAACTAA
- a CDS encoding asparaginase, with translation MPSKAKILLIYTGGTIGMSKDFETGALKAFNFNKLLQKIPELKQLDCEIETVSYDNPIDSSNMNPDKWTEIALIIEDNYNSFDGFVVLHGSDTMSYSASALSFMLENLAKPVIFTGSQLPIGDLRTDAKENLITAIQIASLQENGKPVINEVCLYFEYKLYRGNRTSKVNAEHFKAFTAPNYPELVESGVHLKLNRHLFLPIKTDAKLIVHKKLDNHVAIIKMFPGMSEIVFAGILTIPGLKGIVLETYGSGNAPTEDWFLNAIKKAIQSGIHIVNVTQCSGGSVNMGQYETSTELKQLGIISGKDITTEAAITKLMYLLGHEIEAENFKTVFETALRGEISL, from the coding sequence ATGCCATCTAAAGCCAAAATACTTTTAATTTATACCGGAGGAACTATCGGTATGAGTAAAGATTTTGAGACTGGAGCGCTCAAAGCCTTCAACTTTAATAAATTATTGCAAAAAATTCCTGAGCTAAAACAATTGGATTGTGAAATCGAAACGGTTTCATATGACAATCCTATTGATTCATCGAATATGAATCCGGATAAGTGGACAGAAATTGCCCTGATTATCGAGGATAATTACAATTCTTTTGATGGATTTGTAGTTTTGCACGGTTCGGATACCATGTCATACTCAGCATCAGCATTGAGCTTTATGCTCGAAAATTTAGCAAAACCAGTTATTTTTACTGGATCGCAATTGCCAATTGGAGATTTGCGCACCGATGCTAAAGAAAATCTTATTACGGCGATTCAGATTGCTTCACTTCAGGAAAATGGGAAGCCTGTAATTAATGAAGTTTGCTTGTATTTTGAATACAAATTGTATCGTGGTAACAGAACTTCTAAAGTAAATGCAGAGCATTTTAAAGCTTTTACAGCTCCAAATTATCCTGAATTAGTAGAATCTGGAGTTCACTTAAAATTAAACAGACATTTGTTTCTTCCTATAAAAACAGATGCTAAACTGATTGTTCACAAAAAGCTAGACAATCATGTTGCTATCATAAAAATGTTTCCGGGAATGAGCGAAATTGTTTTTGCAGGAATACTAACAATCCCGGGTTTAAAAGGAATTGTTCTTGAAACCTATGGATCTGGTAATGCACCAACAGAAGACTGGTTTCTGAATGCCATTAAAAAAGCAATTCAATCAGGTATACATATCGTAAACGTAACGCAATGTTCAGGCGGAAGTGTGAATATGGGACAATATGAAACAAGTACTGAGCTTAAACAACTTGGTATTATCTCAGGAAAAGATATTACAACCGAAGCTGCAATTACAAAACTAATGTATTTGTTAGGACATGAAATTGAAGCCGAAAACTTTAAAACTGTTTTTGAAACGGCATTACGCGGTGAGATTTCTCTTTAA
- a CDS encoding LysR substrate-binding domain-containing protein: MEIYQLHYFIKTAEVLHFTKAAELCFVTQSGLSQQIKKLEEELGMPLFARIGKKVQLTEAGAVFLIHAKQVIENVQNGKQAIDDLNEMIGGELRIGVTYIFGLLVLPIVNLFARTYPNLKIVVEYGTTEPMQKKLLNNELDLVLLISSYEIEEPFHKVPLFTSDLVMAVAKSHELASLDTIAFKEIEKLPLILPARGFNSREFLDELFIKNNMKPRVSIELNAIHALFRLVEGGHWATVVTEKALKGWDNLKAIQITGVATKRDSFMLTIGGAYQKKAVKLFVEEFRKSM, from the coding sequence ATGGAAATCTATCAATTGCACTATTTTATTAAAACAGCAGAAGTACTTCATTTTACAAAAGCTGCCGAATTGTGTTTTGTAACCCAATCGGGATTATCACAGCAAATAAAAAAACTCGAAGAAGAACTCGGAATGCCTTTGTTTGCTAGGATTGGTAAAAAAGTGCAACTCACCGAAGCCGGGGCGGTTTTTTTGATCCATGCCAAACAAGTAATAGAAAACGTTCAGAACGGGAAGCAAGCGATTGATGATTTGAATGAAATGATTGGTGGCGAATTACGAATTGGGGTAACCTATATTTTTGGTCTTTTGGTTTTGCCAATTGTAAATTTATTTGCGAGAACCTACCCGAATTTAAAAATTGTGGTTGAATATGGGACTACAGAACCCATGCAGAAAAAATTATTGAATAATGAGCTGGATTTAGTTTTATTAATTTCTTCATATGAAATAGAAGAGCCATTTCATAAAGTTCCTTTGTTTACTTCTGATTTAGTTATGGCTGTTGCTAAATCACATGAACTCGCAAGTTTAGATACAATTGCTTTTAAAGAAATAGAAAAGCTACCACTTATTTTACCAGCAAGGGGGTTTAATTCAAGAGAGTTTTTGGATGAATTGTTTATAAAGAATAATATGAAACCTCGAGTTTCTATAGAACTAAATGCAATTCATGCCTTATTTCGATTGGTTGAAGGTGGCCATTGGGCGACTGTAGTTACTGAAAAAGCACTAAAAGGCTGGGATAACCTTAAAGCGATTCAGATAACGGGAGTGGCTACCAAGAGAGATTCGTTTATGCTTACTATCGGAGGAGCATATCAAAAAAAGGCAGTAAAACTGTTTGTAGAAGAATTTAGGAAAAGTATGTAA
- a CDS encoding RNA polymerase sigma factor: MSQSKIHVDQIYIEGLAANDSAVIESIYKKFVPKVVSYVMNNSGDRDQAQDVVQEIMILLFNQAKANVLQLTCPFDAYFFLLCKRKWLNELKKTSNKGVTINEDAASINESAHELVDQAEEFEEKQQLFDTMFQKLGDKCQELLKLSFTIKSMEEVAEKLNVTYGYVRKKNRFVLVS; the protein is encoded by the coding sequence ATGAGCCAATCTAAAATTCATGTAGATCAAATATATATTGAAGGGCTTGCTGCAAATGATTCGGCAGTTATAGAATCCATCTATAAGAAGTTTGTTCCTAAAGTGGTTTCATATGTAATGAATAATTCTGGTGATAGAGATCAGGCGCAAGATGTAGTTCAGGAAATAATGATTTTGCTTTTTAATCAGGCTAAAGCCAATGTCTTACAATTGACTTGCCCATTTGATGCTTACTTTTTTTTGTTGTGTAAAAGAAAGTGGTTGAATGAACTAAAAAAAACATCGAATAAAGGGGTAACAATTAACGAAGATGCAGCATCTATAAATGAATCTGCACACGAATTGGTTGATCAAGCCGAAGAATTTGAAGAAAAACAGCAATTGTTCGACACTATGTTTCAGAAATTAGGAGACAAATGTCAAGAGTTGCTAAAGTTAAGCTTTACGATAAAATCGATGGAAGAAGTGGCCGAGAAACTAAATGTTACTTACGGCTATGTTCGCAAAAAAAATCGCTTTGTATTGGTCAGTTAA